Proteins from one Niallia circulans genomic window:
- a CDS encoding putative sporulation protein YtxC, protein MIEVIFQKKGDGEKLLRLINLKYKHTDWAISSIQEEHEFRLKFSWETGQNSLFMQTLKMVLAEFILHYKSEEWARQVLLDRYYYEDEAEQRLILEILHSLLEKERRDLASLLGKIHLHECLDKALGDLLKDNFSFSFDSFVTFRLQNYTQKLNSYVEISIDEYKMEQEYQVFIHTLRDFLGNRSPKIQAIHVLVDLEIQFYDSEYRELSQQDLMKILDRKMFTYQSVYIDPFSIGPLLSLAPKNIYLYTEDREQPIVRTIMNIFEERVNIMEKDAFFHGTPHTF, encoded by the coding sequence TTGATTGAAGTCATTTTTCAGAAAAAAGGCGATGGCGAAAAATTGCTAAGACTAATCAATCTTAAATATAAACATACAGACTGGGCTATTAGCTCCATTCAAGAAGAGCATGAGTTTCGCTTAAAGTTCAGTTGGGAAACTGGGCAAAACAGTTTGTTTATGCAAACTTTGAAAATGGTATTAGCAGAGTTTATTCTTCATTACAAATCAGAAGAATGGGCAAGGCAAGTATTGCTTGACAGGTATTACTATGAAGATGAAGCAGAGCAGCGCCTTATACTTGAAATCTTGCACAGCCTGCTTGAGAAGGAAAGAAGAGACCTTGCAAGCCTTCTTGGCAAAATCCATTTGCATGAATGTCTTGATAAGGCGCTTGGTGATTTGTTAAAGGATAATTTCTCTTTCTCCTTCGACAGCTTTGTTACCTTTAGGTTGCAGAATTACACACAAAAGCTGAACAGCTATGTCGAAATTTCTATTGATGAATATAAAATGGAACAGGAATATCAAGTCTTTATTCATACTTTACGGGACTTCTTGGGAAATCGCAGCCCAAAAATCCAGGCGATACATGTGCTTGTAGATTTAGAAATTCAGTTCTACGATTCGGAATACAGGGAATTGTCTCAACAAGACTTAATGAAAATACTGGACAGAAAGATGTTCACATACCAATCTGTTTATATAGATCCATTTTCAATTGGACCGCTGCTTTCTCTCGCCCCGAAAAATATTTATTTGTATACAGAAGACAGAGAGCAGCCAATCGTTCGCACAATCATGAATATTTTTGAAGAGCGGGTCAATATTATGGAGAAAGATGCGTTCTTCCATGGGACACCACATACTTTCTAA